The stretch of DNA CCACGTCCACGGAGCCTGGgtccagcagcagcaggggctgggCGGTGTAGTGCACCAGCTGCTTCCCTAGGGGTGGGACTGGGTCAGGGTGCcagtggggctggggggtggggggggggggggctcagcTCACCTGAGTCTGGGCTGCTTTTCTCTGCCTCCAGAGGTCTGGGGGGCTCCTGGGGAGAGAGGAGCTCCTGGATCTGCCGGGGCAGCAGGAGGGAGCAAGGTAAGGGCTCCCGTTcggccccgccccccccccccccccccccccccccccccccccgcctacGCACGCTGGCCAGGCTGCTGTCCAGGTCCGGCAGGCTCATGTCAGGAACCGTCACCGAGGGGCTGAACAGCTGCAGGGAAGGGGGGGGCGGTCAGACTGCCCTGGGAGCAGGGCAGGCTGAGCGTGGGGCGGGCAGGGCTGGGACTCACATCCAGCAGGGTGCTGGTGTCCACGCTGAAGCCATGGGTTGTCAGCATGGTCTGCAGGTTGTCCAGGTTGGAGTCCATGGCGTCCAAGTGGTCACTGAGCTCGGTCCTGGTGAGAGGGAGGGGAGCGGGTGACATGGCATCCAGGCACCCCCAGGTGAGTCCTGCCAGCCCTTGTGCCCAGCTGCCAGCCTGCCCTGTGCAGGCTGACGGGAGGCCCTGAGGTGGGGCCCTGGGCCCGGTGGGGCTGGGACACTTGGCCATTACAGTGGTGGCTCAGGCTCCCTCATCACCGTGAGGCCCCGTAAGGCCTCTGGCAGCACATCAGGCTGGGTCAGCCAAGATGCCAGGGGGCTGAGGAGTTCAGAGCTCAGAGGGGCCAGGGCCCCAGCTTCTCAGGTTCAGCAACACCTGCCCTTAGCACTGGAGGACAGCAGGAGGGTGGAGCTGTGCTCGGCCGGGTTGAACCAGCCTCACCCAGCACGCGCCAGGAGAGAGACTAGGCCTGCCCCCGCAAGGAGGCCAGGCAGCATCTTGGGGCGCTGCCTCAGGCCCCAAAGGTGGGGGGGAGCCTGTTCACAGGCTGGGCAGGAGTCTGCTccgaggctggggaggggcccgAGCTCTGGCGgagccctcctccctccccagtaGGACAGCGCTAACCCTGGCTGGACTCGGCCATGCagaaaggaggaggggcaggggaagaGGCGGGCGACCCCAGACATCTTTGGAGTGCGAGCCAAACTGCAAGATAGAAAGACAAGAGCCCCCCACTGCCGGTGGGGGCCAGGCGGACTCCAAGCCCCCACCCCGCTCGTCCACCTCTGGGGCGGCAGGATACACAGACCAGGTGGCCTGGGGAGGGCAGCTCAGGGGGCAGGGGCATCCGCCATGCGCCTGGTTCCCacaatgcaggggctgtgggacCCCCCGGCTGGCATGTCTCCCTCCCCAGCTCCGTGCTCTGGGCCAGGTAGGCCAGCTCCCCCCGGTAAGTCCCGTGCTGAGGGCCTGAGGGCCACGCGTGTCCAGCCCTGCACTGTCTTCGTCAGAGGCCCCTGCGCTTCCAGAGACTGCAGGGTGCCTGGAAGGCACTCACTTGTCCAGGCAGGCGACGCTGAGGCACTTCTCGGGAGCTGAGGCAGGCAGGGGCGAGGCAGGGCGGCCCCCAGTGTCCGCGAGGGGTGTGGTGGAGGCGGCGGGCGTGGGCTCGCTCTCCCGGAGGATGGAGTCAATGAGGGTGGTCGGGGACAGAGGCGTCTCCACCATGGAGGACGGTCGGCTGGGGCTGGCACCCTCTGCCCGGGGGCTCTGTGGTGGGCTTGGGGGCTCCTCCTTGACACGAACCAGGGGACTGCTGGACAGGGGCCTGTCCATGGGGCACAGGCGTCAGCGGGTGCCTCTGCCAGCCCCACCCGCTCCTGCCTGCGGGGAAGGCGCTGGGCCGCACCTCTCATCTACACTCCTGCCTGCAGAGGCCACGGGGCTGCCGGGGGCCAGTTCAGTGATGTCGGAGATGATGGGTCCGGAACTGGTAACAGCGTCTGGGGAGTAGAGGCTGGAGCCGCTGTAGGCTGGGGAAGCAGCCTGCCACCGAAGGGAGGTGAGCACGGTGGTGCGCGCTACacccctgccctcacccccaccccaggcgcCCGCAGCTCACCGGGTAGGAGCCTGGGCCGTGGATGTGCTCCAGAGAGTACTGCCGGCCGTACTTGGGCATGGGGTGCGCGGGGCTGCTGTCGTTCAGCATCAGGGGGCTGTGGAGAGGGGTGGGTGAGCGGCGGCCTGGCCTCGTGGCCCCCAGGTCGCGGCCCACGGGAGACGGGTGTGCCCCGTGCCTCACATCTTTCTCTTCACCCCTAGGATCCGGTTTGACTGCACCAGCGAGATGAGGAACTGGATGAGCTGCAGGGGGAAAGGCAGTCAGCGCGGCGCAGAcagggcacccccccccccccggcccggTGCACACCTTGTTGACGACTTTCTGTTGCTGGGCGTGCTTCTGCCGCAGGCTGGCCACCTCTCGCCACAGCGCCTCGTTCTCACTGCAGCAGACCCGGCGTGGTCAGCGGGCGGCGGGAGCCCCGGGACATCCCACTCCACCGTGCGCCCACCCACTGGCCCGTCCCTGCCCGCTGCTGAGCACGGGCCAGGGGCCAGGCTGAGACCCCAGGGCCCTCTCTGTCAAGATGGCAGAGCCTCCAGGCTCTCTGCCTGGACCGAGGATGGGGCTCCAGGGGACGGAGGCAGTGCAGCTCTCAGGCCACAGGGCTGCGAGTGCAGGTTCCCCTGTGCTTTTAGGGGGTCAGAAGTGGCCTTAAAGAGCGCAAGGGGCTGCCGCAGCAGCCCACACCCTGCTCAGCACCAGTATGTCTTCTTGACAGGCGGCAGACCCTCCTATGCTCACTCTAAGAGGCGTCCCTGTCCTGTAGGCCAAGGCCACCTGATCCCACCTCTGAATTCCAGCCAGCCAGGCGCTCCTGTTGGGGTCTGACATGAGTAGTTAGGC from Ovis aries strain OAR_USU_Benz2616 breed Rambouillet chromosome 9, ARS-UI_Ramb_v3.0, whole genome shotgun sequence encodes:
- the HSF1 gene encoding heat shock factor protein 1 isoform X2, producing MDLPVGPGAAGPSNVPAFLTKLWTLVSDPDTDALICWSPSGNSFHVLDQGQFAKEVLPKYFKHSNMASFVRQLNMYGFRKVVHIEQGGLVKPERDDTEFQHPCFLRGQEQLLENIKRKVTSVSTLRSEDIKIRQDSVTKLLTDVQLMKGKQESMDSKLLAMKHENEALWREVASLRQKHAQQQKVVNKLIQFLISLVQSNRILGVKRKIPLMLNDSSPAHPMPKYGRQYSLEHIHGPGSYPAASPAYSGSSLYSPDAVTSSGPIISDITELAPGSPVASAGRSVDERPLSSSPLVRVKEEPPSPPQSPRAEGASPSRPSSMVETPLSPTTLIDSILRESEPTPAASTTPLADTGGRPASPLPASAPEKCLSVACLDNLARTPKMSGVARLFPCPSSFLHGRVQPGTELSDHLDAMDSNLDNLQTMLTTHGFSVDTSTLLDLFSPSVTVPDMSLPDLDSSLASIQELLSPQEPPRPLEAEKSSPDSGKQLVHYTAQPLLLLDPGSVDVGSSDLPVLFELGEGSYFSEGDDYSDDPTISLLTGSEPPKAKDPTVS
- the HSF1 gene encoding heat shock factor protein 1 isoform X1, with amino-acid sequence MDLPVGPGAAGPSNVPAFLTKLWTLVSDPDTDALICWSPSGNSFHVLDQGQFAKEVLPKYFKHSNMASFVRQLNMYGFRKVVHIEQGGLVKPERDDTEFQHPCFLRGQEQLLENIKRKVTSATSVTAPPGTQVSTLRSEDIKIRQDSVTKLLTDVQLMKGKQESMDSKLLAMKHENEALWREVASLRQKHAQQQKVVNKLIQFLISLVQSNRILGVKRKIPLMLNDSSPAHPMPKYGRQYSLEHIHGPGSYPAASPAYSGSSLYSPDAVTSSGPIISDITELAPGSPVASAGRSVDERPLSSSPLVRVKEEPPSPPQSPRAEGASPSRPSSMVETPLSPTTLIDSILRESEPTPAASTTPLADTGGRPASPLPASAPEKCLSVACLDNLARTPKMSGVARLFPCPSSFLHGRVQPGTELSDHLDAMDSNLDNLQTMLTTHGFSVDTSTLLDLFSPSVTVPDMSLPDLDSSLASIQELLSPQEPPRPLEAEKSSPDSGKQLVHYTAQPLLLLDPGSVDVGSSDLPVLFELGEGSYFSEGDDYSDDPTISLLTGSEPPKAKDPTVS
- the HSF1 gene encoding heat shock factor protein 1 isoform X3, encoding MDLPVGPGAAGPSNVPAFLTKLWTLVSDPDTDALICWSPSGNSFHVLDQGQFAKEVLPKYFKHSNMASFVRQLNMYGFRKVVHIEQGGLVKPERDDTEFQHPCFLRGQEQLLENIKRKVTSATSVTAPPGTQVSTLRSEDIKIRQDSVTKLLTDVQLMKGKQESMDSKLLAMKHENEALWREVASLRQKHAQQQKVVNKLIQFLISLVQSNRILGVKRKIPLMLNDSSPAHPMPKYGRQYSLEHIHGPGSYPAASPAYSGSSLYSPDAVTSSGPIISDITELAPGSPVASAGRSVDERPLSSSPLVRVKEEPPSPPQSPRAEGASPSRPSSMVETPLSPTTLIDSILRESEPTPAASTTPLADTGGRPASPLPASAPEKCLSVACLDKTELSDHLDAMDSNLDNLQTMLTTHGFSVDTSTLLDLFSPSVTVPDMSLPDLDSSLASIQELLSPQEPPRPLEAEKSSPDSGKQLVHYTAQPLLLLDPGSVDVGSSDLPVLFELGEGSYFSEGDDYSDDPTISLLTGSEPPKAKDPTVS
- the HSF1 gene encoding heat shock factor protein 1 isoform X4 — protein: MDLPVGPGAAGPSNVPAFLTKLWTLVSDPDTDALICWSPSGNSFHVLDQGQFAKEVLPKYFKHSNMASFVRQLNMYGFRKVVHIEQGGLVKPERDDTEFQHPCFLRGQEQLLENIKRKVTSVSTLRSEDIKIRQDSVTKLLTDVQLMKGKQESMDSKLLAMKHENEALWREVASLRQKHAQQQKVVNKLIQFLISLVQSNRILGVKRKIPLMLNDSSPAHPMPKYGRQYSLEHIHGPGSYPAASPAYSGSSLYSPDAVTSSGPIISDITELAPGSPVASAGRSVDERPLSSSPLVRVKEEPPSPPQSPRAEGASPSRPSSMVETPLSPTTLIDSILRESEPTPAASTTPLADTGGRPASPLPASAPEKCLSVACLDKTELSDHLDAMDSNLDNLQTMLTTHGFSVDTSTLLDLFSPSVTVPDMSLPDLDSSLASIQELLSPQEPPRPLEAEKSSPDSGKQLVHYTAQPLLLLDPGSVDVGSSDLPVLFELGEGSYFSEGDDYSDDPTISLLTGSEPPKAKDPTVS